A DNA window from Deltaproteobacteria bacterium contains the following coding sequences:
- a CDS encoding ABC transporter permease, whose product MDAQATDAPPFLERPASRAPGATRALIAFARSDYRALVGGFLLLLYVLVALLGPSYAPYDANAPDLDARMQAPSAAHWMGTDRIGRDVLTRIIAGSQVSLQVAAGAVLLALLVGAPLGAIGSYLGGRADALIQRVMEGIMAFPSLVLAMALVALAGPSVAMLWCAIAFSSVPRYARLVRAGVLTQKEREYVHAARALGQTPMRILMKQILPNIMAPIAVQLTLDFARAITVEASLSYLGLGLSVPYISWGTMIRDAQDFLEVAPWLAIFPGLVLAGVILAFTLVGDALRDRLDPRMRRSLGRRMTDFHRA is encoded by the coding sequence ATGGATGCCCAAGCCACCGATGCGCCGCCGTTCCTCGAACGTCCGGCATCCCGTGCACCGGGCGCAACCCGCGCTCTGATTGCGTTCGCGCGCAGCGACTATCGGGCGCTGGTCGGTGGCTTTCTGCTGCTGCTCTACGTTCTAGTTGCGCTGCTCGGACCGAGCTACGCGCCCTACGACGCCAACGCGCCCGACCTCGATGCCCGCATGCAAGCGCCGAGCGCGGCGCACTGGATGGGCACGGACCGGATCGGCAGAGACGTCCTCACGCGCATCATCGCCGGCTCGCAAGTCAGCCTCCAGGTGGCCGCCGGCGCCGTCCTTTTAGCTCTCCTCGTCGGCGCCCCGCTGGGCGCCATCGGCAGTTATTTAGGCGGCCGAGCCGATGCGCTAATACAACGCGTCATGGAAGGCATTATGGCTTTTCCATCTCTCGTGCTGGCGATGGCCTTGGTGGCGCTGGCGGGACCGAGCGTGGCCATGCTCTGGTGTGCCATCGCCTTCAGCTCGGTGCCCCGCTATGCGCGCCTGGTCAGAGCCGGCGTGCTGACGCAGAAAGAACGCGAATACGTCCACGCCGCGCGCGCCCTAGGGCAAACGCCCATGCGCATCTTGATGAAACAAATTCTCCCCAACATCATGGCGCCCATCGCCGTGCAATTGACCCTCGACTTTGCCCGCGCCATCACCGTCGAAGCATCGCTGAGCTATTTGGGCCTCGGCTTGTCCGTGCCCTACATCAGTTGGGGCACCATGATCCGCGACGCGCAGGACTTTTTGGAAGTCGCGCCTTGGTTGGCGATTTTTCCCGGACTAGTGTTGGCAGGTGTGATCCTGGCATTTACGCTGGTGGGCG
- a CDS encoding ABC transporter permease → MLMGYIARRLMQLIPMALVVTMVVFFVMMIVPGDPVMVMLGAVDGAQVSKEVYDAMRVRLGLDKPLIVQYFNWLWNMLQGDLGSSITYRTPALQVIVARLVPTMYLMLGGLILAVIIAVPAGVLAAIHNNTKWDHLATSFVIFGVSVPTFWLALVAVLIFAVHLGWLPSIGYTKPQENFVGFLRHLALPMTIVALNIAATVLRFQRQDFLEQMHQDYVRTARAKGLSERLVMWKHVLRNSLITTLTVVGLQMAYLSGLITIVETVFNYPGIGYLLLNSIHTRDFVVVQGVVLFMVFLVIIVNLIVDILYAAVDPRVQYQ, encoded by the coding sequence ATGCTGATGGGTTATATCGCACGGCGCCTCATGCAATTGATTCCCATGGCCTTGGTGGTCACCATGGTGGTGTTCTTCGTCATGATGATCGTCCCCGGAGATCCGGTCATGGTGATGCTCGGCGCGGTGGACGGCGCTCAAGTGTCAAAAGAGGTCTACGACGCCATGCGCGTGCGCTTGGGCTTGGACAAGCCGCTGATCGTGCAATACTTCAACTGGCTGTGGAATATGCTCCAAGGCGACCTTGGCAGCTCCATCACTTACCGCACGCCCGCCCTGCAAGTCATCGTCGCCCGTTTGGTGCCGACGATGTACCTGATGCTCGGCGGTCTGATCTTGGCGGTGATCATCGCCGTGCCCGCGGGCGTGCTCGCGGCCATTCACAACAATACCAAGTGGGATCATCTGGCCACGAGCTTCGTCATTTTCGGCGTCTCGGTGCCGACCTTTTGGCTGGCCTTGGTCGCCGTGCTGATTTTCGCGGTGCACTTGGGATGGCTGCCGTCAATTGGCTACACCAAGCCGCAAGAAAACTTCGTCGGGTTCCTACGCCATCTCGCGCTGCCGATGACGATCGTGGCGCTGAACATCGCCGCTACGGTATTGCGCTTTCAGCGCCAGGACTTTCTCGAACAGATGCACCAGGACTACGTCCGCACCGCCCGAGCGAAAGGCCTCAGCGAAAGGTTGGTGATGTGGAAGCACGTGCTGCGCAATTCGCTGATCACGACGTTGACCGTCGTCGGCCTGCAGATGGCCTACTTGAGCGGGCTGATCACCATCGTCGAAACCGTGTTCAATTATCCCGGCATCGGTTATCTACTGCTGAACTCGATCCACACCCGCGACTTCGTCGTGGTTCAGGGCGTGGTCCTGTTCATGGTATTTCTGGTGATTATCGTCAATCTGATCGTCGATATTCTCTACGCCGCAGTCGACCCGCGGGTGCAGTACCAATAG